A genomic window from Gymnodinialimonas ceratoperidinii includes:
- a CDS encoding DUF3772 domain-containing protein, producing the protein MFHVRLLLALFLALTPLVSGFSGSFSIGAAQAQTTTDVVEIDYEAWEEAATSAEALIDGSVASTSMLEARRAELAEWRARFLEADARNEERVATIRSQIEALGAAPEEGETEPDTIAARRETLAEALREAQAPSLRASEAFNRANGLIAEIDAIVVERQTEELLELSPTPLNPVNWATALGALADLAVELQTDTSARLQDPDVREAIQDEAPLLILLILIGLVLILRGRPLISRLGDRFLDADRRRGRVALGFLVSLGQLLLPVAGFLMVVIAFEESGLLTEAGEAIMDAALGLIIAIYAALWLGGRLFPNHQERAAAFDADMEIRWPARRAILFIGLFMGLANVAEVVAALEVVPVDARGVLVLPVYIGLAWSYWSFARLMHRIRTEAPEGEVSSFNLAVTNILARVLSLVAIVGPLLAAIGFLNAAEAVMVPTAITLFMLGVLLVLQAVVRDLYAVIFRSTAEAASEALLPVIVNFLLFLVATPFIAMAWGVRAERLQELYVRMLEGFTLGETRITPGVVLAVILVFAAGLLVTRLLQGALKSTVLPRTHMDVGARNAVTAGVGYVGIALASVIAVTSAGIDLTALGFVVGALSVGIGFGLQNVVSNFVSGIILLIERPISEGDWIEVAGNMGIVKDISVRSTTIETFDKTDVIVPNADFISGTVTNWTRGNTVGRAVVTVGVAYGNDTRHVSDILMDIAKNHPGVLTFPEPGVDFLGFGADSLDFRMRCILRDINELVAVKTELHHQIAERFKEEGIEIPFAQRDIWLRNPEALAQAVSPKDAPE; encoded by the coding sequence ATGTTTCACGTCAGACTTCTTCTCGCGCTGTTCCTGGCGCTGACGCCGCTTGTCTCCGGGTTTTCCGGAAGTTTTTCCATCGGTGCCGCGCAGGCACAAACGACGACCGACGTGGTCGAGATCGACTACGAGGCCTGGGAAGAGGCCGCGACGAGCGCCGAGGCGTTGATCGACGGCTCCGTCGCCTCCACCTCGATGCTGGAGGCGCGGCGCGCGGAATTGGCCGAATGGCGCGCCCGGTTTCTTGAGGCCGACGCCCGAAACGAAGAGCGGGTCGCAACGATCCGGAGCCAGATCGAGGCCTTGGGCGCCGCGCCTGAGGAAGGCGAGACGGAGCCGGATACCATTGCCGCCCGCCGCGAAACCCTCGCCGAAGCGCTGCGCGAGGCACAGGCGCCGAGCCTGCGCGCCAGTGAGGCCTTCAACCGCGCCAACGGCTTGATCGCCGAGATCGACGCCATCGTCGTCGAGCGCCAGACCGAGGAGTTGCTGGAACTCTCGCCGACGCCGTTGAACCCGGTGAACTGGGCCACGGCGCTTGGGGCGCTCGCCGATCTGGCGGTCGAATTGCAGACCGACACCAGCGCGCGGCTGCAAGACCCCGATGTGCGCGAGGCGATCCAGGACGAAGCGCCGCTTCTGATCCTGCTGATCCTCATCGGCCTTGTGCTGATCCTGCGGGGGCGGCCGCTGATCTCGCGCCTTGGCGACCGTTTCCTTGACGCCGACCGCCGTCGTGGACGGGTGGCGCTTGGCTTCCTCGTGTCCCTCGGACAGCTGCTGCTGCCGGTCGCGGGCTTCCTGATGGTGGTCATCGCCTTCGAGGAATCCGGCCTGTTGACCGAGGCCGGAGAGGCGATCATGGATGCCGCCCTCGGCCTGATCATCGCGATCTACGCCGCGCTCTGGCTTGGCGGCCGGCTGTTCCCGAACCATCAGGAACGCGCCGCGGCCTTCGATGCGGACATGGAAATCCGCTGGCCCGCGCGCCGGGCGATCCTGTTCATCGGCCTGTTCATGGGCCTTGCGAACGTGGCCGAGGTTGTCGCCGCGCTCGAGGTCGTCCCGGTCGACGCGCGCGGTGTGCTGGTCCTGCCCGTCTACATCGGGCTGGCGTGGAGCTACTGGAGCTTCGCCCGGCTGATGCACCGCATCCGCACCGAGGCCCCGGAGGGCGAGGTGTCGAGCTTCAACCTCGCCGTCACCAACATCCTCGCACGGGTTCTGTCGCTTGTGGCCATCGTCGGGCCGCTGCTCGCGGCCATCGGCTTTCTGAATGCCGCCGAGGCCGTGATGGTACCCACCGCGATCACGCTCTTCATGCTTGGCGTGTTGCTGGTGCTGCAGGCGGTCGTGCGCGACCTCTACGCGGTGATCTTCCGCTCCACCGCCGAGGCCGCCTCGGAGGCGCTGTTGCCGGTGATCGTGAACTTCCTGCTCTTCCTCGTCGCGACCCCGTTCATTGCAATGGCGTGGGGCGTCCGTGCGGAGCGGTTGCAGGAGCTCTACGTGCGCATGTTGGAGGGCTTCACCTTGGGCGAAACCCGGATCACGCCGGGCGTCGTTCTGGCGGTGATCCTCGTTTTCGCGGCCGGTTTGCTGGTGACGCGACTGCTGCAGGGCGCGTTGAAATCCACCGTTCTGCCGCGCACGCACATGGACGTGGGCGCGCGCAACGCGGTCACGGCGGGCGTGGGCTATGTCGGCATCGCGCTGGCCAGTGTCATCGCCGTCACCAGCGCCGGGATCGACCTGACGGCGCTCGGCTTCGTCGTCGGTGCGCTCTCGGTCGGCATCGGCTTCGGCCTGCAAAACGTGGTCTCGAACTTCGTCTCGGGCATCATCCTGTTGATCGAACGCCCCATCAGCGAGGGCGATTGGATCGAGGTCGCGGGCAACATGGGGATCGTCAAGGATATCTCCGTCCGCTCCACCACGATCGAGACCTTCGACAAGACCGACGTGATCGTGCCCAACGCCGATTTCATCTCCGGCACGGTCACCAACTGGACCCGCGGCAATACCGTGGGGCGGGCCGTGGTGACGGTTGGCGTGGCCTACGGCAACGACACGCGCCATGTCTCGGACATCCTGATGGATATCGCCAAGAACCATCCCGGCGTGCTGACCTTCCCCGAACCGGGCGTTGACTTCCTCGGGTTCGGGGCCGATAGCCTCGATTTCCGGATGCGCTGTATCCTGCGCGATATCAACGAGTTGGTTGCCGTGAAGACAGAGCTCCACCACCAGATTGCCGAACGCTTCAAGGAGGAGGGCATCGAGATTCCCTTCGCCCAACGCGACATCTGGCTGCGCAACCCCGAAGCCTTGGCCCAGGCCGTTTCCCCGAAAGATGCCCCGGAATGA